A genome region from Chloroflexota bacterium includes the following:
- a CDS encoding glycyl-radical enzyme activating protein, translating to MGRQQDPLIFSVQHFCLHDGPGIRSLVFFKGCPLRCDWCQNPESWSAKQELGFKAHLCIDCRTCVSVCPEKAMRASGHRDHKLCRLCFTCASRCPSGALVCFGISRSVGSIMEELRPEYPFYRASKGGVTFTGGEPTMFAGFVFELARSLSQEGIHLVLETCGHFNLEGDLQPSRPSNDVQRCGTDGLRGLVWDLLSEIDLVLFDVKVFDDAKHRTLCGTGNSVIKRNIHALANLANHDEGPAVWPRLPIVPGLTDTVENLHEWAHFLLESGLSYLTLVPYHNLGESKRAWLGIKPGPEIRTPVNEALEAAREILARNGITCYAPGEEDWSTIKRWRHRKNQIAG from the coding sequence GTGGGCAGACAACAGGATCCGTTGATTTTCTCAGTCCAGCACTTCTGCTTGCATGACGGCCCTGGGATACGGAGTTTGGTCTTTTTCAAGGGTTGTCCGCTCCGCTGTGATTGGTGTCAAAACCCGGAGTCATGGAGCGCAAAACAGGAACTGGGCTTTAAGGCACATCTCTGTATCGACTGCCGGACCTGTGTAAGCGTTTGTCCTGAAAAAGCCATGCGCGCTTCCGGTCATAGAGATCATAAACTCTGTCGCTTGTGCTTTACCTGTGCAAGCCGGTGTCCATCCGGAGCTCTCGTGTGCTTTGGGATCTCCCGCTCTGTTGGATCGATAATGGAGGAACTCCGCCCGGAATACCCTTTTTACAGGGCCTCTAAAGGGGGTGTCACTTTTACGGGCGGAGAACCGACTATGTTTGCTGGCTTTGTTTTCGAACTTGCCCGTAGTTTAAGCCAGGAGGGCATACACTTGGTTCTGGAAACCTGTGGGCACTTCAACCTGGAAGGGGATTTGCAACCAAGTAGGCCATCCAATGATGTGCAACGTTGTGGCACCGACGGGCTGCGGGGACTGGTGTGGGACCTCTTATCAGAAATCGACCTTGTTCTTTTCGATGTGAAGGTTTTCGATGATGCAAAGCATCGAACTCTTTGCGGGACAGGGAACAGTGTCATTAAGCGAAATATCCACGCCCTTGCAAACTTGGCCAACCATGATGAGGGGCCTGCTGTCTGGCCGCGCCTGCCGATTGTTCCGGGGCTAACCGATACCGTGGAAAACCTCCACGAATGGGCCCATTTTCTTTTGGAGAGCGGTTTATCTTATCTAACTCTTGTTCCCTACCACAACCTGGGCGAGTCAAAACGGGCATGGCTCGGTATCAAGCCCGGCCCAGAGATAAGGACACCGGTTAACGAAGCATTGGAAGCGGCCCGGGAGATTCTGGCCAGGAATGGAATCACTTGTTATGCCCCCGGAGAGGAGGACTGGTCAACAATAAAAAGATGGCGGCACCGCAAAAATCAAATTGC